GATAACTAACGGTTGatttgagagtgagagagagaaaggggacaCATGGAATAGTCATTGGCGCAtgttaaattaaaaaataaatagtttatttcacattttcaagttaaaaaataatataaataaaaaattattttttaattttttttacatcgtataaaaaatttcaatgagatctatcaaacaaaattcatattaatagaaaaattatttacgtaaatacgtgatttttaagcttgaaattaccttcttaaaagaTAAATACTATTGggagttctggaacggagctTAAGTACTTCAACTTCACAATACCAAAAGGTTTAGGGAAACAATTAATTACACAAGAGAATGGAATTAGGTATTACTCTGATTTTACCTGATCATAATATTTCGCCGAGGGAATAAGCGAACACTAGCGCCAGAACACCGGCCACGGCCAACACCGCCCAAGCAAGGTAATCGGGGACGAACATATACATCATAGAAAAAAACGCTACCGCAACTGAGAAAAAGCCGGCGTGCCTAAAGAAGCTGGCTGCCGTTCGGTGGCCTCTCCGCAACATCATCAAGGCTATCAAATTAACTGTGAAACCGAATACAACGGCTAACCGAGCCATAGTAACCGGAAATGAGGCCGACGATGACAACAAAGAAGTCGGAGGAGGAGAAGACGTCGACCGCGATGGAGACCAAGAACGACACCAAGTAGCTAACACGGACAAATTACTGTGTGGCTGGAAACTGGAAACCATCAGAGCCATTGTATTCCCAAACTTGAAGGAATCCTTCTCGTCATCGTCCTCCACCCGCTCCTCCGTTCGTATCTGATCAATACAACTAATCTCACCAGTCATGGCGAGAACATCGACATGATGAGGTGGAAATTCAGCAATGCAGTCGTTTCGATGGATCCCGGTGGCCGTGGCCTGATAACCACCGCCGCCGCAGGAATCATCATCCTGGCCACCGGAATCGACGACATCAAGAGGGGCGAGATCAGCAGTCACCGATGTAGGCGTCGTCAGCACGTCTGAAGGGATTGATGACTGGTGACCGGGAATAAGAACCTCATGGGATCCATTGGTCCCCTGAGGAAGGGTACAACCTGCGTTTGCTGTCGAGATTACTGAAGCCATGAGAATGACGACGGCAATCATTGTTGTTGCcagtgaacgtctccgatcatctgaccgatgccggcaaggccgCGCCGGCAGCTGCAC
The sequence above is drawn from the Rhododendron vialii isolate Sample 1 chromosome 6a, ASM3025357v1 genome and encodes:
- the LOC131331463 gene encoding uncharacterized protein LOC131331463 gives rise to the protein MRYMGTQHIEMTATTMTMIVLSRKHLESVLVTSFTIATILFALPREYKEDKIGGGGGGTKSPVPTVIFNTLPPSTFHLFVLSLIFAFSFSLSALLIHSSSSDHNNTTSTTAANNNKSSGYSHQHIVVNLFGCMSLASIATALAILFRALLLTATEAYYSSSPSSVPTTVLCRSCSNAGAVFIGSGDYVVQLPARPCRHRSDDRRRSLATTMIAVVILMASVISTANAGCTLPQGTNGSHEVLIPGHQSSIPSDVLTTPTSVTADLAPLDVVDSGGQDDDSCGGGGYQATATGIHRNDCIAEFPPHHVDVLAMTGEISCIDQIRTEERVEDDDEKDSFKFGNTMALMVSSFQPHSNLSVLATWCRSWSPSRSTSSPPPTSLLSSSASFPVTMARLAVVFGFTVNLIALMMLRRGHRTAASFFRHAGFFSVAVAFFSMMYMFVPDYLAWAVLAVAGVLALVFAYSLGEIL